A single Papilio machaon chromosome 12, ilPapMach1.1, whole genome shotgun sequence DNA region contains:
- the LOC106720760 gene encoding alcohol dehydrogenase class-3: MSTAGKVIKCQAAVAWEAGKPLSIEEIEVDPPKAGEVRVKILATGVCHTDSYTLSGKDPEGVFPVVLGHEGGGIVESVGEGVTSVKPGDHVVPLYVPQCNTCKFCMSPKTNLCQKVRVTQGQGVMPDGTRRFRCKGKELYHFMGCSTFSEYTVVLEISLCKVNEAAALDKVCLLGCGVPTGYGAALNTAKVEPGTNCAIFGLGAVGLAVALGCKAAGAKRIIGVDINNDKFEVAKKFGVNEFVNPKDYDKPIQQVLVDLTDGGLDYTFECIGNVNTMRAALEACHKGWGVSVIIGVAAAGEEISTRPFQLVTGRTWKGTAFGGYKSRESVPKLVDEYVNKKLPLDEFVTHNVPLKEINEAFHLMHTGKSIRAVVHM; this comes from the coding sequence ATGTCTACAGCCggtaaagttattaaatgtcaAGCCGCAGTCGCATGGGAGGCCGGAAAACCTCTTTCCATTGAAGAAATTGAAGTTGATCCTCCTAAAGCCGGCGAAGTGCGTGTAAAGATTTTAGCTACAGGCGTCTGTCATACCGATTCCTATACTCTGTCAGGTAAAGATCCCGAAGGCGTATTCCCCGTGGTTCTCGGTCATGAGGGTGGTGGAATCGTAGAGAGCGTCGGCGAAGGCGTCACGTCGGTCAAGCCCGGCGACCACGTCGTGCCGCTGTACGTGCCCCAGTGCAACACTTGCAAATTTTGCATGAGCCCTAAGACCAATCTTTGCCAAAAAGTTCGCGTAACCCAGGGCCAAGGTGTGATGCCCGATGGTACTAGGAGATTCCGCTGCAAGGGCAAGgaactttatcattttatgGGATGTTCCACTTTCAGTGAATACACGGttgttctggaaatttcgttGTGTAAGGTTAACGAAGCAGCGGCGTTGGACAAAGTCTGTCTTCTAGGATGCGGCGTGCCGACCGGCTATGGAGCCGCATTGAACACTGCTAAAGTGGAACCTGGAACGAATTGCGCTATATTTGGTTTGGGTGCTGTTGGGTTGGCTGTAGCACTAGGTTGCAAGGCGGCCGGCGCTAAGCGCATCATCGGTGTCGATATTAACAATGATAAGTTTGAAGTGGCCAAGAAGTTTGGAGTAAACGAGTTTGTTAACCCTAAGGACTATGACAAACCGATTCAGCAAGTTCTAGTTGATTTGACTGATGGAGGTCTGGACTACACTTTTGAATGTATCGGTAACGTGAACACGATGCGTGCGGCCCTGGAAGCTTGTCATAAGGGATGGGGGGTATCAGTCATCATCGGAGTGGCCGCAGCAGGAGAGGAGATCAGCACTCGTCCATTCCAGCTGGTGACAGGTCGCACATGGAAAGGCACCGCTTTTGGAGGATACAAGAGCCGTGAAAGTGTTCCAAAGTTGGTTGATGAATATGTTAACAAGAAGCTGCCTTTGGATGAGTTTGTTACTCACAATGTTCCACTAAAGGAAATCAATGAGGCATTCCATTTGATGCACACTGGCAAATCTATCCGAGCTGTGGTGCACATGTAA
- the LOC106720770 gene encoding nucleolar protein 11 yields the protein MAKLHNYYVLCPLIDQKSFLGITHDKEESSVIVSLGRNVVNKYRLSDQKQVGGWTSKDHITAAVIYDNEQDHYVGVFNNNAIKTWKEDSDNLDKIKKQKFPMNILKLIRRGDESPLVIFANGNCAALSFALDNRKSIESKALIKETDSIVDISYYKLNNTPHICYIIKNNKDNYEILTCPLREELGDMEKTKLQRMKVSRTEDVYVVGHLIAKEKLGVYILWSDGKLTVYDFEKKNWRTIGSVPWISTFSSVSIAWMGKNHLIFFGSNVEQDGAIIVAYNIVLGVGSCKYPMKMYTESAKLYCFDNRIVLEASNHIGMLPYVVETKRNLSSLLGSHEVTKDESTEIADWGTPTRPLYHSSEEIKDLVNLGLTERSICSQIIPLLLEKNDHNKIVKVLNDFKDVPESILVLLLSYAIKLVNPNNIDVTNNEEFLRICESDLQSEGARVHNSKLNFLNYVLQIPVSDATLVPYLRNGLTLDNALFLMSYISYLLVDSEMEIDIEYESKLLDWCTLLMDAFYQQYLMTKDEKVTFVLETMKIIVDNLVDQLMVVDSLLPKLHQTVSGKQANNNVDDLLSYTIELMEI from the exons ATGGCGAAACTACACAATTATTACGTATTGTGTCCACTTATTGATCAGAAAAGTTTTTTAGGTATCACACATGATAAAGAAGAATCCAGCGTTATTGTATCGCTTGGCCGGAATGTGGTTAATAAGTATCGG CTCTCGGATCAAAAGCAAGTCGGCGGCTGGACATCAAAGGACCACATAACTGCCGCAGTTATTTATGACAATGAGCAAGATCACTATGTTGGAGTTTTCAATAACAATGCAATAAAAACATGGAAAGAAGACTCTGATAACTTGGATAAAATCAAGAAACAGAAA tTTCCCATGAACATTTTGAAGCTCATAAGAAGAGGAGATGAGTCTCCACTTGTTATATTTGCGAATGGCAACTGTGCAGCTCTCTCATTTGCATTGGATAATAGAAAGAGCATTGAAAGTAAAGCCTTGATAAAGGAAACAGACTCAATAGTTGATATATCTTATTACAAACTCAATAATACACCACATATTtgctatattattaaaaacaacaaggATAACTATGAAATTCTAACCTGTCCCTTGAGAGAAGAATTAGGTGATATGGAGAAAACAAAACTGCAAAGGATGAAAGTGTCAAGAACTGAAGATGTTTATGTAGTTGGTCATCTTATTGCTAAAGAAAAACTTGgagtttatatattat ggaGTGATGGCAAACTAACTGTTTACGACTTTGAGAAAAAGAACTGGAGAACAATTGGTTCAGTTCCATGGATATCTACATTTTCCAGTGTTTCCATTGCATGGATGGGGAAAAaccatttgatattttttggtAGCAACGTGGAACAGGATGGGGCCATTATTGTGGCGTATAATATAGTGTTGGGTGTCGGTTCCTGCAAGTATCCAATGAAAATGTACACCGAAAGTGCTAAACTTTACTGTTTTGATAACCGTATAGTACTAGAAGCTTCCAACCATATTGGAATGTTGCCATATGTCGTGGAAACCAAGAGAAATCTGTCCAGCCTACTCGGATCTCACGAGGTGACAAAAGATGAGTCAACAGAAATTGCAGACTGGGGCACACCTACCAGACCATTATATCATAGTAGTGAAGAAATTAaagatttagttaatttagGTCTAACAGAAAGAAGTATATGCTCACAAATAATACCATTGTTGTTGGAAAAGAATGACcataacaaaattgtaaaagttttaaatgatttcaaaGATGTGCCGGAATCAATTTTAGTTCTGTTACTCTCATACGCTATTAAATTAGTGAATCCAAATAATATTGATGTTACGAATAACGAAGAATTCCTGAGAATATGTGAAAGTGATTTACAATCTGAAGGAGCAAGAGTACATAAtagtaaattgaatttcttaaACTATGTGCTACAAATACCAGTAAGCGATGCCACACTTGTACCATATTTGCGAAATGGATTGACTCTTGACAATGCGTTATTCCTCATGAGCTATATATCCTATTTACTTGTTGATTCGGAAATGGAAATTGATATAGAATATGAAAGTAAACTGTTAGATTGGTGTACACTACTGATGGATGCATTTTACCAACAATACTTGATGACTAAAGATGAGAAAGTCACATTTGTTTTGGAAACAATGAAGATAATAGTAGATAATCTCGTAGATCAGTTGATGGTAGTTGACAGTCTGTTACCTAAATTACACCAAACTGTAAGCGGAAAACAGgcaaataataatgtagatGATTTATTGTCATACACAATAGAACTGATGGAAAtatag
- the LOC106720786 gene encoding RNA-binding region-containing protein 3: protein MSKVLIIRHLPEQLSFKDKEQLLMHFGAIQVWETPKKRNYIFASFATIEKAKESLFRLHQLEIAQRRLIVEFSFDKEPVNQIKYEEEKTSVTTKHVKEFLKLLNAWNPSVNFYQPPPVHVKYKYPDVDPNIVVNIVYNLFTHKPFYIQSLHLMNKMSLDTSFVENEKASLFFKDTFKQFFPDPPTIQLPAVPSEPESEISSDETEQNKEICSSLPRRRIHTLPVTRKRPAAVLSTATLPKTKKPTVNQEEVFETVAPAPEAKKISVIVPQDALTKPTEEPEVIGELGKFERELPETQEEQPQVEPEQPTISRSELVRNRISYRDMKVLPVFKNYHPGQPSMRLYIKNLAKTVTEQDVTRIYRRYIENLPEDKQIGFDVRVMQEGRMKGQAFVTFPSVRIAENALTETNGFMLKEKPMVVQFARAANKKSIN from the coding sequence ATGTCAAAAGTGCTAATCATTCGACATTTGCCTGAACAACTATCTTTTAAAGACAAGGAACAGCTTTTGATGCATTTTGGAGCCATACAGGTTTGGGAAACCCCTAAAAAGcgtaattatatatttgcatCGTTCGCTACCATCGAAAAGGCTAAAGAATCTTTATTTAGATTACATCAGCTTGAAATCGCGCAAAGACGTTTAATAGTAGAATTTTCTTTTGACAAGGAACCAGTCAATCAAATCAAATATGAGGAAGAGAAAACTTCAGTTACAACTAAACATGTAAAAGagtttttaaaacttctaAACGCTTGGAATCCTTCTGTGAATTTCTACCAGCCACCACCAGTAcatgttaaatacaaatatcctGATGTAGATCCTAACATAgtagtaaatattgtttataacttatttacacataaaccattttatatacaatccCTACATCTTATGAATAAAATGTCACTTGATACATCATttgttgaaaatgaaaaagcatcattgtttttcaaagatacttttaaacaattcTTTCCTGATCCTCCTACTATCCAGCTACCTGCGGTGCCCAGTGAACCCGAGTCAGAAATATCAAGTGATGAGACTgaacaaaacaaagaaatatgttCAAGTTTACCAAGACGTAGAATACATACTTTGCCTGTTACAAGAAAGAGACCAGCTGCTGTTTTGTCCACAGCGACTTTACCAAAAACAAAGAAACCAACTGTAAACCAGGAAGAAGTTTTTGAAACAGTAGCCCCAGCTCCTGAAGCCAAGAAAATATCAGTAATAGTTCCTCAAGATGCCTTGACAAAACCGACAGAAGAACCTGAAGTTATCGGTGAACTTGGCAAATTTGAGAGAGAACTTCCGGAAACACAAGAGGAACAACCACAGGTGGAACCAGAACAGCCAACAATAAGTAGAAGTGAATTAGTAAGAAACAGAATTTCATATAGAGACATGAAAGTATTACCCGTTTTCAAAAATTACCATCCTGGTCAGCCATCAATGAggttgtatataaaaaatttagcgAAAACAGTCACTGAGCAGGATGTTACAAGAATTTATAGACGCTATATAGAAAATCTACCTGAAGATAAACAAATTGGTTTTGATGTTCGGGTGATGCAAGAGGGTAGAATGAAAGGGCAGGCTTTTGTCACTTTCCCATCTGTTAGGATAGCTGAAAATGCATTGACTGAGACAAATGGTTTTATGCTTAAAGAGAAACCCATGGTAGTCCAATTTGCAAGAGCtgctaataaaaaatctattaattaa
- the LOC106720740 gene encoding chitobiosyldiphosphodolichol beta-mannosyltransferase translates to MTDQQPKKSVKIVVLGDIGRSPRMQYHALSLSDNGLKVNIIGYTDSSPLTEVLENPNITITQLHSCNFDKGPRFLQLILKAVWQAISLFLTLLITGSCDYLLCQNPPAVPTLPVCRLYCLVTRTRFIIDWHNYGHTIMALSISPSLKILLKIYTFLEKYFGQSAQYHLCVTYAMKEDLLDNWNINATVLYDRPPHIFHPITLQEKHDWFVKFCQKYPEHFPLHDVGNSVDINITPFTQIVDNDVKLRQDRPGLLFSSTSWTPDEDFGILLEALQVYETTHDLTKSLPKLICVITGKGPMREHYLDLIASKCWQHVTVVTPWLDASDYPTMVASADLGVCLHTSSSGLDLPMKVVDMFGAGLPVCAVSFRCLEELVQHGVNGYIFKTSDELSKLIVGWFEGFPNNDEKNRTAQEMRRELTKFQETRWEGNWNLRAKKFFE, encoded by the exons ATGACAGATCAACAACCAAAAAAGTCTGTTAAAATTGTAGTCTTAGGGGATATAGGTAGAAGTCCGCGAATGCAATATCATGCTTTATCATTGAGTGATAATGGTctaaaagttaatataatcGGTTACACGGACTCTTCTCCGCTTACAGAAGTACTTGAAAATCCAAATATAACCATAACACAACTTCACAGCTGTAATTTTGATAAGGGTCCGAGGTTTTTACAACTTATATTGAAAGCAGTTTGGCAGGCCATAAGTTTGTTTCTAACTCTTCTTATAACAGGAAGTTGTGATTACTTACTTTGTCAGAATCCTCCAGCTGTCCCGACTCTGCCTGTGTGCCGACTGTACTGCTTAGTTACAAGAACAAGATTTATAATAGACTGGCATAATTATGGACACACCATCATGGCGTTATCAATATCTCCGagtcttaaaattttactgaagATATACACTTTTTTAGAAAAGTACTTTGGTCAGTCAGCACAATATCATCTTTGTGTCACATATGCCATGAAAGAAGACTTACTGGATAATTGGAATAtaaa TGCTACAGTGTTGTATGACAGACCACCTCACATATTCCATCCAATAACTCTTCAGGAAAAACATGATTGGTTCGTTAAATTCTGTCAAAAGTATCCAGAGCACTTTCCATTACATGATGTGGGGAACTctgttgatataaatattacaccTTTCACTCAAATAGTAGACAATGATGTTAAACTAAGACAAGACAGACCTGGATTACTGTTTAGTAGCACCAGCTGGACTCCGGATGAGGATTTTGGTATATTACTGGAAGCATTACAAG TGTATGAAACAACACATGATTTAACTAAGAGTCTACCAAAACTGATTTGTGTGATAACCGGCAAAGGGCCCATGAGAGAGCATTACTTAGACTTAATAGCATCTAAATGTTGGCAACATGTGACTGTGGTCACCCCCTGGCTGGATGCCAGTGACTACCCCACTATGGTGGCCAGTGCTGATTTAGGGGTTTGCTTACACACCAGTTCTTCAGGCTTGGATCTACCTATGAAGGTTGTTGATATGTTTGGGGCCGGTTTACCAGTTTGTGCTGTTTCTTTTAGATG tcTTGAAGAGCTAGTGCAACATGGTGTTAATGGTTATATATTCAAGACAAGTGATGAACTTTCAAAGCTCATAGTTGGCTGGTTTGAAGGCTTCCCCAATAATGATGAGAAGAACAGGACAGCTCAAGAAATGAGAAGAGAACTCACCAAATTCCAAGAAACAAGATGGGAGGGAAATTGGAACTTGAGAGCAAAGAAATTTTTTGAatga
- the LOC106720749 gene encoding NHP2-like protein 1, whose protein sequence is MAENEPAVNPKAYPLADAALTAKILNLVQQAANYKQLRKGANEATKTLNRGLSEFVIMAADAEPLEIVLHIPILCEDKNVPYVFVRSKQALGRACGVSRPIVACSITINEGSQLKPQIQGIQQEIERLLV, encoded by the exons atg GCTGAAAATGAACCGGCTGTCAATCCTAAAGCCTACCCATTGGCTGACGCTGCCCTCACCGCCAAGATCTTGAATTTAGTCCAACAGGCGGCTAACTACAAGCAGCTGCGTAAGGGTGCGAACGAGGCGACGAAAACTTTGAACCGCGGGTTATCAGAGTTCGTCATAATGGCGGCGGACGCTGAACCTCTGGAAATTGTTCTACACATTCCTATACTCTGTGAAGACAAGAATGTGCCATATGTGTTTGTTAGATCCAAACAAGCATTGGGCCGAGCTTGTGGTGTCTCCCGTCCCATTGTGGCATGCTCCATTACAATAAATGAGGGCTCTCAGTTAAAGCCACAAATTCAGGGTATTCAACAAGAAATAGAAAGACTCTTAGTGTAA
- the LOC106720820 gene encoding cleavage and polyadenylation specificity factor subunit 4, whose product MEVLVANVDHIKFDIDYALEQQYGALPLPFPGMDKSTAAVCEFYSNPGGCNNGPQCPYRHVRGDRTVVCKHWLRGLCKKGDQCEFLHEYDMSKMPECYFYARFNACHNKECPFLHIDPESKIKDCPWYDRGFCRHGPHCRHRHVRRVLCINYLSGFCPDGPNCKYMHPRFELPAPPEQTKDAKRLPVCHYCSEVGHKASSCNKIPQEKREAAQKQEEARYRALGYVKPANETDDVNAHRLRLMHKPLEEVTCFKCGTKGHYANKCPKGHLAFLSNQNTQNNQTMYKKN is encoded by the exons atGGAAGTACTTGTTGCTAACGTTGACCATATTAAGTTCGATATAGATTACGCTTTGGAACAGCAATATGGAGCTCTACCTTTACCATTTCCAGGAATGgata AATCAACGGCTGCGGTATGCGAATTTTACAGTAACCCTGGAGGTTGCAACAATGGTCCTCAGTGCCCGTACAGACATGTGCGCGGCGACCGCACAGTGGTATGCAAGCATTGGTTAAGAGGGCTTTGTAAGAAGGGGGATCAATGTGAATTCCTCCATGAGTATGATATGTCTAAGATGCCGGAATGTTACTTCTACGCCCGATTTAATGCATGCCACAATAAAGAATGTCCATTTTTACATATTGATCCTGAGAGCAAGATTAAAGACTGTCCATG GTATGACAGAGGCTTCTGTCGGCACGGCCCACACTGCAGACACAGGCATGTCCGAAGAGTTTTGTGCATAAATTACTTGTCAGGCTTCTGTCCGGATGGGCCAAATTGCAAATACATGCATCCCAGGTTTGAGCTTCCTGCACCACCCGAGCAGACCAAAGATGCCAAGAGATTGCCAGTCTGCCACTACTGCTCTGAAGTTGGGCATAAGGCATCATCTTGCAACAAAATTCCTCAAGAG AAAAGAGAAGCAGCACAAAAACAAGAGGAAGCGAGATACCGAGCCCTCGGTTATGTCAAGCCGGCCAACGAGACTGATGATGTCAATGCTCATCGCCTCCGTCTCATGCACAAGCCATTGGAAGAAGTGACATGTTTCAAGTGCGGAACCAAGGGTCATTATGCTAACAAGTGCCCCAAAGGTCACCTTGCTTTCCTCTCCAATCAGAATACTCAAAACAATCAGAccatgtacaaaaaaaactag
- the LOC106720828 gene encoding uncharacterized protein C7orf26 — protein sequence MSISDLKHSLRKLEFPACAKEALLKIEQLLVGRVAPTNKQMDAAMEIVSEFVFCEADRRGGRRGGGLNPLQELQLIDIICDYLSACNNETTKNTIFLSLFGGMENQRKLKILCILASMAVSASSTPVLLAVGVWLQQMGCSSPQSLQLIESIIRDHFYLNTTNQVALQSLAGTAPQFVSNFITSVTELYMIDGQNPIKLPPKNLLEVITLWVYTTPTLCTSAQLNAAALPNGAIPMAAVTPFAGLVRWCALAPLYIDRDAEMVEVQVKKIKLEGEKSLKSTTKAQTEWELYMQLQLGVLQSMRAWRRRGPPAALNAQRIAALTHPIREYTQRLKDRGCDIIQDDSLQESLDRIGQAVQVALASGCVYGNINHLLAALDSLPENRLLKIVVKAHQQAI from the exons ATGTCTATCTCCGATTTAAAGCATTCGTTAAGAAAGTTAGAGTTTCCAGCATGCGCCAAAGaagcattattaaaaattg AACAACTATTGGTGGGAAGGGTTGCGccaacaaataaacaaatggaTGCCGCAATGGAAATTGTATCAGAATTTGTGTTTTGTGAAGCAGACCGTCGCGGCGGTCGCCGAGGCGGAGGACTAAACCCACTCCAAGAATTGCAGCTCATCGACATTATTTGCGACTATCTGTCTGCTTGTAATAATGAGACTACtaagaatacaatatttctatCTCTATTTGGAGGCATGGAAAATCAGcggaagttaaaaatattgtgtattttGGCTAGCATGGCTGTGTCTGCCTCTAGCACTCCA GTGCTCCTTGCAGTCGGTGTGTGGCTGCAACAGATGGGGTGCTCATCACCTCAGTCTTTGCAACTCATAGAGAGTATAATCCGAGATCATTTCTATCTTAATACGACAAACCAAGTGGCACTACAGTCCTTGGCTGGCACAGCTCCACAGTTTGTTTCAAACTTTATCACATCTGTCACAGAGTTGTACATGATAGATGGTCAGAATCCTATAAAGTTGCCTCCCAAGAATCTTCTTGAGGTTATTACATTGTGG GTGTATACCACACCAACACTGTGTACGTCAGCCCAATTAAATGCAGCAGCACTACCTAATGGTGCAATACCTATGGCAGCTGTAACACCATTTGCAGGACTTGTTAGATGGTGTGCACTCGCACCACTGTATATTGATCGAG atgCTGAAATGGTAGAAGTCCaagttaagaaaataaaactcgaAGGTGAAAAGTCTCTGAAATCTACTACGAAGGCACAAACTGAATGGGAACTGTATATGCAGTTGCAATTAGGTGTATTGCAGAGTATGCGCGCGTGGCGGCGACGCGGTCCGCCTGCCGCCCTCAATGCCCAGCGCATCGCCGCCCTTACGCACCCAATCAGAGAGTACACACAGCGCCTCAAAGATCGGGGGTGTGATATAATCCAAGATGATAGCTTGCAA GAAAGCCTTGACAGGATTGGCCAGGCGGTGCAAGTGGCATTGGCAAGTGGTTGCGTTTATGGAAACATTAACCACCTGTTAGCAGCACTAGATTCTTTACCTGAGAATAGGTTactgaaaattgttgtaaaGGCACACCAACAGGCTATCTGA
- the LOC106720836 gene encoding ribosomal RNA-processing protein 7 homolog A, with protein MKSNKRNQDFKGLELRLTEESVSPHIIYFKEHSVREHSPDKPSGRTLFVVNLPPYADEKGLINAFQEAGTVHSVHFCNKPNEIEEKPTKTFLPETLNPRFRIAYIVFKKVAQLDKALKLTKLKPMYDTDNEIKLGMDKWIQEYNNLILLPKNLKESIEEFMKSYDEDTKSAAEKEKQLEQEDDEGWVTVTKRGKVQSFARSDKVENKIMAKEENNKKRKELKNFYTFQIRESKMKHIVALRQKFEEDKRKIAQIKQSRRFKPF; from the exons ATGAAATCCAATAAAAGAAACCAAGATTTTAaag GTTTAGAACTAAGACTCACTGAGGAGTCGGTGTCCCCccatatcatttattttaaagagcaTTCTGTGAGAGAACATAGTCCTGACAAACCATCAGGTCGAACTCTTTTCGTTGTCAACTTGCCACCATATGCAGATGAAAAAGGGCTCATAAACGCCTTTCAAGAAGCTGGTACGGTGCATTCCGTGCACTTTTGTAATAAACCCAATGAAATAGAAGAAAAACCtaccaaaacatttttaccaGAAACATTAAATCCAAGGTTTAGAATAGCCtatatagtatttaaaaaagttgcaCAGCTTGACAAAGCCCTAAAACTGACAAAATTAAAGCCTATGTATGATACcgacaatgaaataaaacttggtatggataaatggatacaagaatataataacttaatattgttACCTAAAAACCTGAAAGAAAGCATAGAAGAGTTTATGAAATCCTATGATGAGGATACAAAGAGTGCTGCAGAAAAGGAAAAACAATTGGAGCAGGAAGATGATGAAGGTTGGGTTACTGTGACAAAACGAGGGAAAGTGCAAAGCTTTGCTCGCTCCGACAaagttgaaaacaaaattatggctaaagaagaaaataataaaaagagaaaGGAACTGAAAAATTTCTATACTTTCCAAATAAGGGAATctaaaatgaaacatattgttgcaCTGAGGCAAAAGTTTGAAGaggataaaagaaaaattgcaCAAATTAAACAGAGTAGAAGAtttaaacctttttaa
- the LOC106720846 gene encoding D(3) dopamine receptor, whose translation MDFVVGNDSVPTDAAAQQAADLYNYWAWSIMDGTLMLLIVSGNTLTILAVTLSRRLSSLVSNQFVLNLAISDLMVGLTLPYHLVFYIDDDFGKVKWSCLMRFILIILACLASIYNIIAIAVDRYIAIVHPLHYSRYMTKVVTRLLMSATWSVALCISCIPMFWNDWHDGIACEMNLVVPKSYTTSILAPMFSLIWMVMFVLYWRIWREATCHARRLRATSCCPAGANDWKSIQVVLLVLGSFSICWMPFVVVSCAQTLPIIPLHNPIVYRLTSSLAMSNSGINPLIYAWKNAGFRAAFAKLLRCKRPDTSEYRGSPAPERKRCSVALREGSITRSSAPAVLGDFGGTPARLLYAEHEPDTARCRIIENVGYVDSDGGDTNPSYAPDGPTPVHRPADGPPDAV comes from the exons ATGGACTTTGTGGTGGGCAATGACAGCGTGCCGACGGACGCGGCGGCGCAGCAGGCCGCGGATCTCTACAACTACTGGGCGTGGAGCATCATGGACGGCACGCTGATGCTGCTCATCGTGAGCGGCAACACCCTGACCATCCTCGCTGTCACCCTCAGCCGCCGCCTCTCCTCGCTCGTCTCCAACCAGTTCGTACTCAACCTGGCCATCTCTGACCTCATGGTGGGCCTCACGCTGCCCTACCACCTCGTCTTCTACATCGATGACGACTTCGGCAAAGTCAAGTGGTCCTGCCTCATGAGATTCATCCTCATCATACTTGCGTGTCTCGCATCCATTTACAACATCATAGCGATCGCCGTCGACAG GTACATAGCGATCGTGCACCCGCTGCACTACAGTCGCTACATGACGAAGGTGGTGACGCGGCTTCTGATGAGCGCAACGTGGTCGGTTGCGCTCTGCATCTCCTGCATACCCATGTTCTGGAACGACTGGCACGACGGTATCGCCTGCGAAATGAACCTG GTGGTGCCTAAATCGTACACGACGAGCATCCTGGCGCCGATGTTCTCGCTCATCTGGATGGTGATGTTCGTGCTGTACTGGCGCATCTGGCGAGAGGCTACTTGCCACGCACGCCGCCTGCGCGCTACCTCATGTTGCCCCGCCGGCGCCAACGATTGGAAGAGTATACAG GTCGTGCTTTTAGTCCTGGGCTCCTTTTCGATCTGCTGGATGCCGTTTGTGGTGGTTTCGTGCGCCCAGACGTTGCCCATCATTCCGCTGCACAACCCGATAGTGTACCGGCTGACGTCATCGCTCGCCATGTCCAACTCTGGCATCAACCCTCTGATATACGCGTGGAAGAATGCCGGCTTTCGGGCCGCCTTCGCGAAACTGCTGCGGTGCAAGCGGCCCGACACCTCTGAATACCGAGGATCGCCTGCGCCCGAGAGGAAAAGGTGCTCCGTGGCGCTCCGAGAGGGTTCCATAACGAGGTCGAGTGCCCCCGCTGTGCTGGGCGACTTCGGCGGAACCCCGGCGCGGCTGCTATACGCCGAGCACGAGCCGGACACGGCGCGGTGCCGCATCATAGAAAACGTGGGGTACGTGGACTCGGACGGGGGCGACACCAACCCCTCGTACGCGCCCGACGGGCCGACGCCGGTGCACCGGCCGGCCGACGGACCTCCGGATGCGGTCTAG